The nucleotide window TCATCGGCCAGTCCCTGGAGCCCGCGGCAGATTTCGGGCGGGGCCACCGGCACGGCGACGGCCACGCGGGCGGGGGCCAGTGCCCGCACTGCCCGCAGCGCCGCCCGCAGGGTAAATCCCGTTGCCACACCATCGTCGACGATCAGCGCAGTGTAGCCGCCCAGGGTCAGGGGAGGGCGGCCCGCCCGGTACTGCGCCTCACGGCGGATCAGCTCGGCCTCCTCATGCGCCTCGGCGTCGGCGATGGCCTGCGCCGACAGGCTCATCCGGCGCACCAGCGCGTCGTTCAGAACTCGCACGCCGCCCGGCGCGATGGCCCCCATCGCCACCTCCCCGTGCCCCGGCAGGCCCAGCTTACGGACCACCAGCACGTCCAGCGGAGCGCCCAGGGCATGGGCCACCCCGGCGGCCACCGGCACGCCGCCGCGGGGCAGTCCGAGCACCACGCTGCGCGGCCAGGGATGCAGGCCACCCAGGTGGGTGCCAAGCTGCCGTCCGGCATCCTTGCGATTGTGGAAAGGGAGTTGGGCCAT belongs to Deinococcus aerolatus and includes:
- a CDS encoding phosphoribosyltransferase — protein: MAQLPFHNRKDAGRQLGTHLGGLHPWPRSVVLGLPRGGVPVAAGVAHALGAPLDVLVVRKLGLPGHGEVAMGAIAPGGVRVLNDALVRRMSLSAQAIADAEAHEEAELIRREAQYRAGRPPLTLGGYTALIVDDGVATGFTLRAALRAVRALAPARVAVAVPVAPPEICRGLQGLADEVICLWTPLHFHAVGQFYRDFAQTTDAEVRTCLEHSAGPHPAARMPDTGPSTEKEA